The proteins below are encoded in one region of Eubacterium sp. 1001713B170207_170306_E7:
- the abc-f gene encoding ribosomal protection-like ABC-F family protein: protein MSQINVSNLTFGYDGSYDTIFDKVSFQLDTNWKLGFTGRNGKGKTTFLKLLMGQYEYSGTIAASVEFSYFPFEVKQKERNTIELVDALSGNYEFWELQRELSMLEVDYDVLYRPFSTLSQGEQTKVLLAVLFLRENQFLLIDEPTNHLDMASRELVGQYLNSKRGFILVSHDRYFLDQCVDHILSINNTSIEVQRGSYSSWMENKARQDQYELGENEKLKKEIKKMTTAARRTAGWSDAVEKTKKGASRKLVAGLKPDRGYVGHKAAKMMKRSKATEARKEKAVQEKSKLLKNIDWAGELAIKTLSYPKSRLVEVRNLSIAYGAAPVFENVSFDVNQGDRVALKGRNGCGKSSILKAVLGEEIPHSGELMVGTQLECSCVSQDTAFLTGSLRAYIRDNSLDESLFKAILRKLGFSREQFDKGLEAYSSGQKKKVLLAASLCRPAHLYIWDEPLNFIDVLSRVQIENLICQYEPTMLFVEHDRMFMEHVATKVVTLQAP, encoded by the coding sequence ATGTCACAAATAAACGTATCCAATCTGACCTTTGGTTATGACGGCAGCTACGATACAATTTTTGATAAAGTGTCTTTTCAGCTTGACACCAACTGGAAGCTGGGCTTTACCGGGCGCAACGGTAAGGGAAAGACCACTTTTTTAAAGCTGCTGATGGGCCAGTACGAATACAGCGGCACCATCGCCGCATCGGTTGAGTTTTCCTATTTTCCATTTGAGGTAAAACAGAAAGAGCGTAACACCATCGAGCTGGTGGATGCCCTGAGCGGAAATTATGAGTTTTGGGAGCTTCAGCGGGAGCTTTCCATGCTGGAGGTGGATTATGATGTCCTGTACCGGCCCTTCAGCACCTTAAGCCAGGGAGAGCAGACCAAGGTGCTGCTGGCCGTGCTTTTTCTGAGGGAAAACCAGTTTCTGCTCATTGATGAGCCCACCAATCATCTGGATATGGCGTCCAGAGAGCTGGTAGGACAATACCTGAACAGCAAGCGCGGGTTTATCCTGGTTTCCCATGACCGCTATTTTCTGGATCAGTGTGTGGACCATATTCTGTCCATCAACAATACAAGCATTGAGGTGCAGCGTGGAAGCTACTCCTCATGGATGGAGAATAAGGCGCGCCAGGACCAGTATGAGCTGGGGGAAAATGAGAAGCTGAAAAAAGAAATAAAGAAAATGACCACGGCAGCCAGACGGACCGCCGGATGGTCGGACGCAGTGGAGAAGACCAAAAAGGGCGCGAGCCGAAAGCTGGTAGCAGGCCTGAAGCCGGACCGCGGCTATGTGGGCCATAAGGCCGCCAAAATGATGAAGCGCTCCAAGGCCACAGAGGCCAGAAAGGAGAAGGCTGTTCAGGAAAAGTCAAAGCTGCTGAAAAATATTGACTGGGCCGGCGAGCTCGCCATCAAAACCCTGAGTTATCCGAAAAGCCGGCTGGTTGAGGTCCGGAACCTGTCCATTGCCTACGGTGCTGCGCCGGTCTTTGAGAATGTGAGCTTTGATGTGAATCAGGGTGACCGTGTGGCTCTGAAGGGCAGGAACGGCTGCGGAAAATCCAGTATCCTGAAAGCCGTTCTGGGCGAGGAAATCCCCCACAGCGGTGAGCTCATGGTCGGTACCCAGCTCGAATGCTCCTGCGTTTCCCAGGACACCGCTTTTCTAACCGGGAGCCTGAGAGCCTATATCCGTGATAACAGCCTTGATGAAAGCCTGTTTAAAGCCATTCTCAGAAAGCTGGGCTTTTCGAGAGAGCAGTTTGACAAGGGACTGGAGGCCTACAGCAGCGGGCAGAAAAAGAAGGTGCTGCTGGCAGCAAGCCTGTGCCGGCCGGCCCATCTTTATATCTGGGATGAGCCTCTGAACTTCATTGATGTGCTGTCCCGTGTCCAGATCGAGAACCTGATCTGCCAGTATGAGCCCACCATGCTTTTTGTGGAGCATGACCGTATGTTTATGGAGCATGTTGCCACCAAGGTGGTGACACTCCAGGCACCTTAA
- a CDS encoding acyl carrier protein, translated as MLEQVKEIIVEAINVDEDLIVPEAKLQEDLGIDSLSAVELAMELENAFDIRIEDDALANLKTVQDILNIVENK; from the coding sequence GTGTTAGAACAGGTTAAAGAAATTATTGTAGAAGCGATCAATGTAGATGAGGACTTAATCGTGCCTGAAGCAAAATTGCAGGAAGACCTCGGCATTGACTCATTATCTGCCGTAGAACTGGCCATGGAACTCGAAAACGCCTTTGATATCCGTATCGAAGACGACGCATTGGCAAATTTAAAAACCGTTCAGGATATTCTGAATATCGTTGAAAATAAATAA
- the accB gene encoding acetyl-CoA carboxylase biotin carboxyl carrier protein, with protein MNINELEKIVQIFDSSDLSKMELQSGDVTIKLEKGMERAAAAAAPAVEQPMVPAEVPEASMDEVSGEASGHWVKSPLVGTFYRSNIKDGEPLVNIGDTVRKGDLLCIIEAMKMMNEIRSDRDGAITAINVDNETMVEYDEKIICIGEAR; from the coding sequence ATGAACATTAATGAACTTGAAAAAATAGTCCAGATTTTTGACAGCTCCGACCTTTCAAAAATGGAGCTGCAAAGCGGGGACGTTACGATAAAACTCGAAAAAGGAATGGAGCGCGCCGCAGCGGCTGCCGCACCGGCTGTCGAACAGCCCATGGTTCCGGCGGAAGTGCCGGAGGCCAGCATGGATGAAGTCAGCGGGGAGGCCAGCGGCCACTGGGTAAAATCGCCGCTGGTAGGCACCTTCTACCGTTCCAACATCAAGGACGGAGAGCCTCTGGTCAATATAGGGGATACCGTCAGGAAGGGAGACCTTCTGTGCATCATTGAGGCCATGAAAATGATGAATGAGATCCGCAGCGACCGTGACGGCGCCATTACCGCCATCAATGTGGACAATGAAACCATGGTGGAATATGATGAAAAGATCATTTGTATTGGAGAGGCCCGATGA
- the accC gene encoding acetyl-CoA carboxylase biotin carboxylase subunit codes for MIERILIANRGEIAVRIIRTCKEMGIETVAIYSTADKDALHVQYATKAVCIGGPRSDESYLNMQRILSAACLTGCDAIHPGFGFLSENPAFARLVEQCGLIFIGPDADVIEMMGNKARAKETMIEAGVPVIPGSRGIAELDEAFRVAQDIGFPVLIKARSGGGGRGMRVAETEEDFIDAYTTARAEARTAFGDDGVYVEKVVRGAKHIEVQLLADHYGNVLHLYERDCSLQRRNQKIVEEAPCCCLPEKVRAAMTADAVKACRYVGYNSVGTIEFLWDGAEHYYFMEMNTRIQVEHTISEMITGIDLIKQQIRIADKKKCGLSQEDIHCLGHAIECRINAEDVSADFAPRPGHISFLNLPGGRGVRVDTAIYNGYDIPPYYDSMILKCITNGESRLEAIKKMRIALEELIVEGVPNNVEFLYVLMHEPEFIKGRFDTGYVDTFVQELKDNGTIV; via the coding sequence ATGATTGAACGTATTTTAATCGCCAACCGGGGAGAGATCGCCGTCCGTATTATCCGGACCTGCAAGGAAATGGGCATCGAAACCGTGGCGATTTATTCGACAGCAGACAAGGACGCACTCCATGTGCAGTACGCCACCAAGGCGGTGTGCATCGGAGGCCCGAGGTCTGACGAAAGCTATCTGAATATGCAGCGTATTTTAAGCGCCGCCTGTCTCACCGGCTGCGATGCGATCCATCCGGGCTTTGGGTTTCTATCCGAGAATCCAGCCTTTGCGCGTCTGGTTGAACAATGCGGGCTTATTTTTATTGGCCCGGACGCCGATGTCATCGAGATGATGGGCAATAAGGCAAGAGCCAAGGAAACCATGATCGAGGCCGGCGTGCCCGTTATTCCCGGTTCCCGAGGCATTGCAGAGCTGGACGAAGCCTTCCGGGTTGCCCAAGACATCGGTTTTCCGGTGCTCATCAAGGCGCGGAGCGGCGGCGGCGGACGCGGCATGCGTGTCGCAGAAACCGAGGAGGATTTTATCGACGCCTACACCACCGCCCGGGCAGAGGCCCGGACCGCCTTTGGCGACGACGGGGTCTATGTCGAGAAGGTGGTGCGGGGCGCCAAGCATATCGAGGTGCAGCTTTTGGCCGACCATTACGGCAATGTCCTGCATCTCTATGAGCGGGACTGCTCACTCCAGCGCCGCAACCAGAAAATCGTTGAGGAAGCGCCCTGCTGCTGCCTGCCCGAAAAGGTAAGGGCGGCCATGACTGCCGACGCGGTCAAAGCCTGCCGGTACGTGGGTTATAACAGCGTGGGAACCATTGAGTTTCTGTGGGACGGCGCGGAGCATTATTATTTTATGGAGATGAACACCCGGATACAGGTCGAGCACACCATCAGCGAAATGATTACAGGCATCGACCTGATCAAACAGCAGATACGCATTGCGGATAAAAAGAAGTGCGGCCTGAGCCAGGAGGACATCCATTGCCTGGGCCACGCCATCGAATGCCGGATCAACGCTGAGGATGTGAGCGCCGATTTTGCCCCGCGGCCGGGGCACATCAGCTTTCTCAACCTTCCGGGCGGCAGAGGGGTGAGGGTGGATACCGCCATCTACAACGGCTACGACATCCCGCCCTACTATGATTCCATGATCTTAAAATGTATCACAAACGGCGAATCCCGTCTGGAGGCCATTAAGAAAATGCGGATTGCCCTGGAGGAGCTGATCGTCGAGGGTGTTCCCAACAATGTGGAATTTTTATACGTGCTGATGCACGAACCGGAGTTTATTAAGGGCCGCTTTGATACCGGCTATGTCGATACCTTTGTACAGGAGCTGAAGGATAATGGAACAATCGTTTAA
- the accD gene encoding acetyl-CoA carboxylase, carboxyltransferase subunit beta → MEQSFKERKNKLTLFKTLRHAIKDKQGRDIPDNVFITCPKCKASTPSEALMHDLYVCPECGYHYKLSARERVRQVCDGGSFSAIDKNVVNPDTDAFPGYTEKMDACQRQTGMSEAVLTGVGKIGGRKTAVAVMDSRFMMASMGSAVGERITRLIELAAKKRLPLVIFCASGGARMQEGIVSLMQMVKTSAALERFAEAGGFYLSVLTNPTTGGVSASFATLGDILIAEPDSLIGFAGKRVIENTIKEKLPDNFQKAEFLLEKGAIDAIVHRSQMKATIEKLLVLHERRG, encoded by the coding sequence ATGGAACAATCGTTTAAGGAAAGAAAAAACAAGCTGACGCTGTTCAAGACACTGCGCCACGCCATCAAGGATAAGCAGGGCCGGGACATACCGGACAACGTGTTTATCACCTGCCCGAAATGCAAGGCGAGCACCCCATCCGAGGCGCTGATGCATGACCTGTACGTCTGTCCCGAATGCGGCTATCATTATAAGCTCAGCGCCAGAGAACGGGTGCGTCAGGTCTGCGACGGGGGAAGCTTTTCAGCCATTGACAAAAACGTGGTCAACCCCGATACCGATGCGTTCCCAGGCTATACAGAGAAGATGGATGCCTGTCAGCGCCAGACCGGCATGTCCGAGGCCGTGCTGACCGGCGTCGGGAAAATCGGCGGCAGAAAAACCGCTGTGGCTGTGATGGACAGCCGCTTTATGATGGCCAGTATGGGCAGCGCCGTGGGAGAACGGATCACGCGCCTGATCGAGCTGGCCGCCAAAAAGAGGCTGCCCCTTGTGATCTTCTGCGCCTCCGGGGGCGCGCGGATGCAGGAGGGAATTGTCTCGCTGATGCAGATGGTTAAAACCAGCGCCGCCCTTGAGCGTTTTGCAGAAGCCGGCGGCTTTTATCTGAGTGTTCTGACCAACCCGACCACTGGCGGCGTCAGCGCCAGCTTTGCGACCCTGGGGGATATTCTCATCGCCGAGCCGGACAGCCTCATCGGCTTTGCGGGCAAGCGTGTGATTGAGAATACCATCAAGGAAAAGCTGCCGGACAATTTCCAGAAGGCGGAGTTTCTACTGGAAAAGGGCGCCATTGACGCCATTGTGCACCGCAGCCAGATGAAAGCAACCATCGAAAAGCTGCTGGTCCTGCATGAGAGGAGAGGCTGA
- a CDS encoding acetyl-CoA carboxylase carboxyltransferase subunit alpha, which translates to MTEEKRQLTAWDKVMMARRPERTRAQAYVDALFDGFMELHGDRLYGDDHALLAGVGFFHGQPVTILAQNKGTNLQENLDRNFGMMNPEGYRKALRLARQAEKFKRPVITFVDTSGAYPGKGAEERGQASAIAECLRAFSDLKVPVLCLVIGEGGSGGALALSVADRIYMMEHAVYSVLSPEGFASILWKDDSRVQEAAEVMELTASDLHRKGIVDEIISEPADGVEQCMDFVVSQMDALIGRDLKALSRKKTAELTAERYEKFRRIGA; encoded by the coding sequence ATGACAGAAGAAAAAAGACAACTGACCGCCTGGGATAAGGTGATGATGGCCAGACGGCCGGAACGCACACGGGCTCAGGCCTACGTGGACGCGTTGTTTGACGGCTTTATGGAGCTGCATGGCGACCGTCTGTACGGCGATGACCATGCATTACTGGCAGGCGTCGGATTTTTTCACGGTCAGCCGGTTACGATTCTGGCCCAGAATAAAGGAACCAACCTACAGGAAAACCTTGACCGTAACTTTGGGATGATGAACCCGGAGGGCTACCGCAAGGCATTGCGCCTCGCGCGGCAGGCCGAAAAGTTTAAGCGGCCGGTCATCACCTTTGTGGACACCTCGGGCGCTTACCCGGGTAAAGGCGCGGAGGAGCGTGGACAGGCCTCGGCCATTGCCGAATGCCTCAGGGCTTTTTCAGACCTTAAAGTGCCGGTGCTCTGTCTGGTTATCGGAGAGGGCGGCAGCGGCGGCGCGCTGGCCCTGAGTGTGGCCGACCGGATTTATATGATGGAGCATGCCGTCTATTCCGTGCTGTCCCCCGAAGGCTTTGCGAGCATCCTGTGGAAGGACGATTCCCGCGTGCAGGAGGCGGCGGAGGTTATGGAGCTTACCGCTTCGGATCTGCACCGCAAGGGCATTGTGGATGAAATCATCAGCGAACCAGCAGATGGTGTAGAGCAGTGTATGGATTTCGTGGTTTCACAGATGGACGCCCTGATCGGGCGGGACCTGAAGGCGTTAAGCCGTAAGAAAACAGCGGAGCTGACAGCAGAGCGCTATGAAAAGTTCCGGAGAATAGGAGCGTAG
- a CDS encoding beta-ketoacyl-ACP synthase III — protein MGIRVLSSAFSVPENCVTNDDLAKRVDTSDEWIKSRTGISARFIAEGETTSDLGCAAAARAIERAGLKPEDIDCIVTATFTPENFTPSCACLIQEKLGIKELPIMAFDVNAACSGYLYAMNVASALLETGQVKRACVVGAEVISNVLDWKDRSTCVLFGDGAGAMVLEADAARKTCFYAAARGDSSGALETKSLPVHQPVTMDGNAVFRFATKAMSEAVDKALEKSGLTIADIDWIIPHQANIRIIDYVAKKARIDRSKVYVNIDRYGNTSSASIPIAYAEMAEKGLLKPGMKVIMAGFGAGFTWAGALIEV, from the coding sequence ATGGGAATACGAGTATTGTCAAGCGCTTTTTCCGTACCGGAAAACTGTGTGACCAACGACGATCTGGCTAAGAGGGTGGATACCAGCGATGAGTGGATCAAGAGCCGGACCGGCATCAGTGCGCGCTTTATCGCTGAAGGTGAAACCACCTCTGATCTGGGATGCGCAGCGGCCGCCAGAGCCATTGAGCGCGCCGGGCTGAAGCCAGAGGATATTGACTGCATTGTCACCGCGACCTTTACCCCGGAAAATTTCACGCCCTCCTGCGCCTGCCTGATTCAGGAAAAGCTCGGGATAAAGGAGCTGCCCATTATGGCCTTTGATGTCAACGCGGCCTGCTCGGGCTATCTCTATGCCATGAATGTGGCCTCGGCCCTGCTGGAGACCGGACAGGTAAAACGCGCCTGCGTGGTGGGGGCTGAGGTGATCTCCAATGTGCTGGACTGGAAGGACCGGAGCACCTGCGTGCTCTTTGGCGACGGCGCCGGCGCCATGGTGCTGGAGGCGGACGCCGCCAGAAAGACCTGCTTTTACGCGGCAGCCAGAGGAGATTCCTCCGGTGCGTTGGAGACAAAATCGCTGCCGGTGCATCAGCCGGTAACCATGGACGGCAACGCGGTTTTCCGCTTTGCCACAAAAGCCATGTCGGAGGCCGTGGATAAAGCCCTGGAGAAATCCGGACTTACCATCGCCGACATTGACTGGATCATTCCGCATCAGGCCAATATCCGTATTATCGACTATGTAGCCAAAAAGGCCAGAATCGACCGGAGCAAGGTTTATGTCAATATTGACCGCTACGGCAACACCTCGTCCGCCAGCATTCCCATCGCCTATGCGGAGATGGCTGAAAAAGGTCTGCTGAAGCCCGGTATGAAGGTGATCATGGCAGGCTTTGGCGCGGGCTTTACCTGGGCCGGAGCGTTAATAGAAGTATAG
- a CDS encoding DUF561 domain-containing protein, whose protein sequence is MINQLLNIKYPIIQGAMANIATPEFAAVASNAGCLGIIASGSMTGEEARAAVRRCRELTDKPFGVNVMLMNPYSDDIMAVLIEEKVAAVTTGAGNPGKYLDALKEAGVKIFPVVASVALAKRLAQNGADAIIAEGTESGGHIGDITTMSLVPQVAAAVDVPVIAAGGIASGSQLNAALCLGAEGIQIGTCLLLAEECTIHENYKKAVIKAKDRDTVVTGRSLNAPVRVLKNAMTTEYLKIEREGIEREEMERLTLGSLRKAVVEGDVKNGSLMMGQVAAMCKEVKPFSQIIDTLLAEAAEEKKAFEKRSQELIYDTER, encoded by the coding sequence TTGATTAATCAATTGTTAAATATAAAATATCCCATCATCCAGGGCGCGATGGCGAACATCGCCACCCCGGAATTTGCGGCGGTAGCCTCCAATGCCGGGTGCCTTGGCATCATCGCGAGCGGCTCCATGACCGGGGAGGAAGCACGGGCGGCGGTTCGCCGCTGCCGTGAGCTGACCGACAAGCCCTTTGGCGTTAACGTCATGCTCATGAACCCCTATTCCGATGACATCATGGCAGTCTTAATCGAAGAGAAGGTCGCGGCAGTAACCACCGGCGCAGGAAATCCGGGCAAATATCTGGACGCGCTGAAGGAAGCCGGCGTGAAGATCTTTCCGGTGGTGGCAAGCGTGGCGCTGGCCAAACGGCTGGCACAGAACGGAGCTGACGCCATCATCGCAGAGGGAACGGAATCCGGCGGACATATCGGTGATATTACCACCATGTCGCTCGTCCCGCAGGTCGCCGCAGCGGTGGATGTGCCTGTGATCGCGGCCGGGGGCATCGCTTCCGGCAGCCAGCTCAACGCCGCCCTTTGCCTGGGAGCGGAGGGAATCCAAATTGGAACCTGTCTGCTTCTGGCCGAGGAATGCACGATCCACGAAAACTACAAAAAAGCTGTCATCAAGGCAAAGGACCGCGATACCGTTGTGACAGGCAGAAGCCTGAACGCACCAGTGCGTGTTCTGAAAAACGCCATGACGACCGAGTACCTTAAAATCGAGCGCGAAGGCATTGAACGGGAAGAAATGGAACGCTTGACGCTGGGTTCTCTGAGAAAAGCCGTGGTGGAGGGCGACGTGAAAAACGGCTCTCTGATGATGGGCCAGGTGGCCGCCATGTGTAAAGAGGTTAAGCCTTTTTCACAGATCATCGACACGCTTTTGGCAGAAGCGGCAGAAGAGAAGAAGGCCTTTGAGAAAAGAAGCCAGGAACTGATCTATGATACAGAGCGTTAA
- a CDS encoding nitronate monooxygenase family protein translates to MIQSVKIKDKLLEIPIIQGGMGVGVSLANLAGSVMKNGGMGVLSMAHPGYREPDFLENNLAANVRGFAGEVQKAREIAGGRGLLGVNIMAALKNFEAYVRAAVDARVDAIIVGAGLPLELPKYVEDDGVAIAPIVSSGRAARLILRAWDKHYGRTADFIVIEGPLAGGHLGFKESDLLEGKCPSLEAILADVKRETAVFEEKFGRKIPIFAAGGIYDGADIARFLKLGADGVQMATRFIGTHECDGVDAYKTVLLNAEEKDIQIVKSPVGFPGRAVKTALIDRLVQEGRIPPAKCVDCLKPCDPAKAPYCIQSALIAAVEGDADKGLFFCGTNAHRMKTLTSVREIMESCMNEASRLMEER, encoded by the coding sequence ATGATACAGAGCGTTAAGATTAAGGACAAGCTGCTGGAGATCCCGATTATCCAGGGCGGTATGGGCGTTGGCGTTTCCCTTGCGAATCTGGCGGGCAGCGTGATGAAAAACGGCGGTATGGGTGTTTTATCCATGGCCCATCCGGGCTATCGGGAGCCGGACTTTTTGGAAAACAACCTGGCCGCCAATGTGCGCGGCTTTGCAGGCGAGGTTCAAAAGGCCCGTGAGATCGCCGGCGGCAGAGGGCTGCTCGGCGTCAACATCATGGCGGCTCTCAAAAATTTTGAGGCCTATGTGCGTGCCGCGGTGGATGCCAGGGTGGACGCCATCATCGTCGGAGCCGGGCTTCCACTGGAGCTGCCCAAATACGTAGAGGATGATGGTGTGGCCATTGCGCCCATTGTGTCCAGCGGACGGGCTGCCAGACTTATTTTGAGAGCCTGGGACAAGCATTACGGGCGTACCGCGGATTTTATTGTGATCGAGGGTCCTCTGGCCGGAGGACACCTTGGCTTCAAGGAAAGCGACCTGCTGGAGGGCAAATGCCCTTCTCTTGAAGCGATTCTCGCGGATGTCAAGCGGGAAACCGCCGTCTTTGAAGAAAAATTCGGGCGGAAAATCCCCATCTTTGCAGCGGGCGGCATCTACGACGGAGCGGATATTGCCCGCTTTCTGAAGCTGGGTGCGGACGGAGTGCAGATGGCGACCCGCTTTATCGGCACCCATGAATGCGACGGCGTAGACGCCTATAAGACCGTGCTGCTGAACGCAGAAGAAAAAGACATTCAGATTGTCAAAAGCCCGGTCGGCTTTCCGGGAAGAGCGGTAAAAACAGCCCTGATCGACCGACTGGTTCAGGAGGGCCGTATTCCGCCGGCAAAATGCGTGGACTGTCTGAAGCCCTGCGACCCGGCCAAGGCACCTTATTGTATTCAGAGCGCGCTGATCGCCGCGGTAGAGGGCGACGCGGACAAAGGCCTGTTCTTCTGCGGAACCAACGCCCATCGCATGAAGACGCTGACCAGCGTCCGGGAGATCATGGAAAGCTGTATGAATGAAGCCAGTAGATTAATGGAGGAAAGATGA
- the fabD gene encoding ACP S-malonyltransferase, which produces MKTAFLFAGQGAQKVGMGKDFYDAFPEVRDFYTNNDLDFDLAQCCFEGPEDRVNDTAYAQSCLLITSYVMAHCLKKEGIVPDITAGLSLGEYTALTYGGAFTLEDALRIVRKRGQLMAHALPKGTGMMAAVLGADAETIQQACADVSDSGICEVANYNCPGQIVISGETPAVEKARALLLERGVRRVMPLNVSGAFHSSLLLDASKELSDLLDTVEIRTPSIPVVSNVSGEVETRPVRDVLVQQIHSSVYFEKGIRRMIDMGVDTFIEVGPGKACSGFVKKIDRSVKVMNVENMETYEAVCEALR; this is translated from the coding sequence ATGAAAACTGCATTTTTATTTGCCGGACAGGGCGCCCAGAAGGTGGGCATGGGAAAGGACTTTTACGATGCCTTTCCAGAGGTCCGGGATTTCTATACGAATAACGACTTGGATTTCGATCTGGCACAATGCTGCTTTGAAGGGCCGGAGGACAGAGTCAATGATACCGCCTATGCCCAGAGCTGTCTGCTGATCACATCCTATGTGATGGCGCACTGCCTGAAAAAGGAGGGCATCGTCCCGGACATTACAGCCGGGCTGAGCCTTGGCGAGTACACAGCTCTGACCTACGGCGGCGCATTTACGCTGGAGGACGCCCTGAGAATCGTGCGCAAAAGGGGCCAGCTCATGGCACATGCCCTGCCCAAGGGAACGGGTATGATGGCAGCGGTATTAGGGGCTGACGCTGAAACCATTCAGCAGGCCTGCGCAGATGTTTCTGATTCAGGTATCTGCGAGGTGGCGAACTATAACTGCCCGGGGCAGATCGTAATCAGCGGTGAGACCCCGGCGGTGGAAAAGGCCAGAGCCCTGCTTCTTGAGCGCGGTGTACGCCGTGTCATGCCGCTCAATGTCAGCGGCGCCTTTCATTCCTCACTGCTTCTTGACGCCTCGAAGGAGCTTTCGGATTTGCTGGATACGGTTGAGATCAGAACGCCGTCGATCCCGGTTGTTTCCAACGTGAGCGGAGAGGTTGAGACAAGACCGGTAAGAGATGTGCTGGTGCAGCAGATCCATTCATCCGTCTATTTTGAGAAGGGGATCCGCCGCATGATTGATATGGGTGTGGACACTTTCATCGAGGTGGGCCCGGGTAAAGCCTGCAGCGGTTTTGTCAAAAAGATCGACCGGTCAGTTAAAGTGATGAACGTAGAAAATATGGAGACTTACGAAGCCGTGTGCGAAGCGCTTCGTTAA
- the fabG gene encoding 3-oxoacyl-[acyl-carrier-protein] reductase translates to MENKTALITGASRGIGRAIALNLAKEGYNIAINYNGNAEKAAAVKEECEAFGVRAMTCQCNVADNAAVKEMVDQVAAELGTIDVLVNNAGITDDALILRMKEEAFDRVIDTNLKGCFNCIQHVSKVMLKKKKGKIINMASVVGIGGNAGQANYAASKAGVIALTKTTAKELASRNITANAIAPGFIESDMSSALSEKVQEEIMNQIPLKRYGTPQDVADLTVFLAGNKSNYMTGQVFSIDGGMNI, encoded by the coding sequence ATGGAAAATAAAACAGCATTGATCACCGGTGCCAGCCGGGGAATCGGCAGAGCCATTGCTCTGAATCTGGCGAAGGAGGGCTATAACATAGCCATCAACTACAACGGGAACGCCGAAAAGGCAGCCGCTGTTAAAGAAGAATGTGAGGCCTTTGGCGTCCGTGCCATGACCTGCCAGTGCAACGTGGCGGATAACGCCGCGGTCAAGGAGATGGTGGATCAGGTGGCCGCTGAGCTTGGAACCATCGACGTGCTGGTCAACAATGCGGGCATCACTGACGACGCGCTGATCCTGCGCATGAAGGAGGAAGCCTTTGACCGAGTCATCGACACCAACCTCAAGGGCTGCTTTAACTGTATTCAGCACGTATCCAAGGTGATGCTGAAGAAAAAGAAGGGCAAGATTATCAACATGGCCTCAGTGGTCGGTATTGGCGGCAACGCCGGACAGGCGAACTACGCGGCCAGCAAGGCAGGGGTCATCGCTCTGACCAAGACAACCGCCAAGGAGCTCGCGTCCAGAAACATCACCGCCAACGCCATTGCGCCAGGCTTTATCGAGAGCGATATGAGCAGCGCCCTGTCCGAAAAGGTGCAGGAGGAAATCATGAACCAGATTCCCCTCAAACGCTATGGCACCCCTCAGGACGTGGCAGACCTGACCGTTTTTCTGGCAGGGAATAAGAGCAATTACATGACCGGACAGGTATTCAGCATTGACGGAGGTATGAACATATGA